The DNA segment ttatttatagtatattattatttattattgagtattattattttttcaggtgacgtggttgccttatggtcctatccccgatgatgatcggcttcgagtgtcctacgccggttggatacggtgtagagacatcgtcgagccgtatatgcccaagcgctgcgacaggtcggatatactccgcatatcccagctgagcgtattagacctgataaagcagtacgaccatggaggTCTTTATCGTACAAGCTCACGCATTCATCTGTTACAGTTGAGGATACCTgacggagatttccatcggctcggggtattgatcggaggagatgccggcCAATtagatacgatcccactgcctgtgatcctgcttacatggactggtatatgcgatattcgcatcctcatcttcttcatgcaccacaggctggaccggtcCAGTTTtctcgcgccaacagcgaatttgtaagtttattattatttagtattagtttatgtgtttattttttaatatatatatatatattttttttttttttttttgcagtgggttagctggttgtggcgtgtcacccaactagcggctacccaccgattTGACAAGGATGCTCCActcattaagagggagatggatgagtttatggacgcgtggcgtcgggcgaactaaattattttagttgaactttatacattttaacacttttgatattatatgtactcttttatgtttattaatttttattttaatgtttatgttgttaaatcttatttgttaaagggtaatccgagttaaaatgccgaaatttttatttctaaacggataattcgagttaaccacaatcatcaacaattttttttagatttattcatgcgggcgtgaggtaatcacgcctcaccacatggtgaggcgtgaggctatcacgcctcaccgtaggtgcggacgtgatagcctcaccctgtggtgaggcgtgattacctcacgcctcACTACAGgatgaggcgtgattacctcacgcccgcgtgCCGGGAGAGGTCTTTTTTCCCCATTTCCCACCTCAAACCCTCAAAGGGTACTTtcatcctttcacggggctagaggtgggaaattggggctgggtttaacaacaccctattTGCTAGGCAAAAAAACTCACCGGTACTAACCTATGAAAACGTAAAAaccgtaatttttttttcaaattaaccATAGTCAACCACCTATTTTACTCtcaccatttaaaaaaaaaaaaattaaaataggtTATAGAATGTAAAATGAtgtttatatatgaaattttaaAACAATACGCTAGTAGAGGTATAGTTGAAGGGGATGAATATAATTTAGCCTAGAATTAAGACCATACAAGCAACTGAAAAATAAGCTGAAGATTTGGGCTTGCATACTATCCCTCGTAAGCAATGCCTTGCTCTTTACATGGACATGCTAAAGTACAAAGAGACACTTATTTTTCGAAACAAAATTGCAAGATTGCGTAACATTATCCATCCTTGTACTTTTATTTGGGATTTTGATCCATTCCAAACATGATACGTTAGTAGTATGTTTTGGTGAAAATAATACcatatttattttcttaattacataaatatcataCTAGCTCAACAATTCTATGTATGGATAAAGGATCAACTCAAAATTTCAAATTACTGATAGCAAATTCAAAAAGTTAGTTCACTTTATGTATATTCAAGAACAACATTAATTACCTAAATGCAATCAATTGAGCTAGTTTCTTCTTACATCTACAATTGaaatttaactaaatttaaAAAGTCAACTGAACTTCTTATGAGTTTAAGCTCAACAGTAAGGAAGTGACTCTTATGATATATCACCTGGATTCGATTCCTACTTTATTATTGGAATTTTCATAGATGAAACGATATGTCAATCCTCCTATAAATCACTTGGTAGCCATCAGGGTTTTCCCTAAACTTTTCTTTTGGAAAAAAAGCCAACTCAACATTCATTGATACCGTGAAGTAGTATTGCCCTAACGTATGGAACTTCATAACTCTTTTAAACTTTTCTTTTGGAAAAAAAGCCAACTCAACATTCATTGATACCGTGAAGTAGTATTGCCCTAACGTATGGAACTTCAGAACTCTTTTACCTTATACCTAAACTAAACTAAGTGCTCTTTTTAGTTTCTTAATTTCTTACCTTCTAatctaaactaaactaaactaaactaaatgTTGGTTTAGTAGTTATTTTTTCActctaaataataaaatagactTCTTTGTTTTTCACTCTATGAACAGCAAAATAGATTCAAAACTTAACCAATCAATTTACCGTAGCACTAAACAGATAATAGCAACCACACAAATAGTCTATGAAAAACTTAACCAATCAAATCCTAAATTTAGAAATTGATTTTCTTAACCAATCAAGTCACCTGAAATTCTGGCAACATACCACATTAGTACCCAAAATTAGCCCCAACAatccatcaaaaaaaaaaaaaaaaaccccaacAATTTGAACTATATTGACCAATCAATCCCCAAAGAAAATCGAAAACTTTGCAATCTTATATGCTATATTTAACTACTAAATCTCCAAATTTAGCCCACATTACACCAAAAGCTGAGCAATTCCTAACGAGAAAAGCAAAAGCAAGCATTGAGACCTCCAAAAAAATTCCAACAGCAAGAATATTATTCCCAAGCTCAGGAACACAGATTAAGTTGAATAATACAGAAGCCATAAACAAAACTTAATCAATCAATGAAGAAAAGCATAAATAGCAGTGGTAATATAAACCAAGAGAGCAGAAGAAACCAGAACAACCAAAGCAGTAACAGAATGAATAGTATTCTTACTCCCACAAGAAAGCATCCCCAGCCGAATCTCAATCACATTCACCATTGAAAGCACCAAAAAAATGCAACCCATCACCGACCCGACTGCCGAACCCATCATCCCAAATCTCAGCACCTTCAAATTGATATGAGCCCTAAACGCCTCATCCACATCTTTGCTGTTCAACAAATTGATCGCCAATTTCAGACCCTGAGCGATCAGAGatgagaagaggaagaagctgAAGGAAACAACTTCGAAGACTAGGAGCTTTTTAGCCACATCTATTCCGGCGTCGCAGGCGGATGTATTTTCCAGGCTGTGCTGGTTTGGTGTGGTGAGTGAAAGACCCACGAAGACGGCGATGGTGAATAGGGAGTTGACGTTGACAAGGCCGTCCAGGGCGGTGACGTGAACACTGGTTGTGGAGGCGGAGGCAGCGGCggaggaggaggtggaggtTACTCTTCTGGTTATGTTTTCAGTGTAGTAAGCATCCTTGGGAGATctgagaagaaagaaaagaaatttaaaaaagaaaGCAAAAGAGAAAGAATATATAAAGATTGAAGGAAGAATTAATTACAAATCCATAGTGTTGATGAATCTGGAATTGGATGCTTGAGGAAGGAGGGGTTTTGGGTTGGGAACTGTTTATACAAAGAAAGAAATGATGTTTTGCTTTTTTGCTTTTGGAATGTGTTTTTGCTTTAATGGAAAGTGGAGTTTagagtttgttttgttttgttttattggAGATGCTTTGCCTTTTAGTTATGAAAAATGGTTGCTTTTTTCTTGGATGAACGAGAAGAAGAGGAGTGAACAAACCAGGTGAAACAAAGTCTCAAAAggttatttatatatgtaaattgAAGTGTTTGTGGTTTTTGGATTTGTCAAGGTTACAAGTAATCTATGCCACATGACATTGCCAATACATCTGTTTCCGTTATGTCTTAAACAAGATTCAAACTAATTCTCATCTCACCattaatacataaattttagggaaaattataaaactatgtgAAATTGGAgatccatttatatatttaacccatttactcaacctactacatatctagactgattttatgtgactttctcataataccctccatatttacgcgcgtctctccccatcccgtctgacttcgcagatttcaTATTATGTGAAGCAtgtgaagctaatgtttggtttacttgatgaatttaattcgcatatgcgaagcctgcgaagctaaagtttggtttacttgatgaatttagttcgcatatgcgaagcctagATGTGTTTtgtagctaattcgcgaagtggtatataacaaaaaatggcaaacaacaacggattctaacattaaaatcataacattatcaaaatctacaacaagattgccacagtaaactcctaacaaagcacttcaaagtgaacctaactaatctgataccaattttaaatcggatgagtaatcttggtgtgcaccgtgggacacatccatcccaaaaggtctggacttccattttgccattttttaggtgagaaatggaagtccagaccttttgggatggatgtgtctcatggtgcacaccaagattgttgaaacacctttccacataattttgatttgacaaaattgtttaagtataattaaaaacatattctaaacacactaagtttaaatgctttgatttattctactaatgtgtttgttcaatgttgagttaaattgtttataagacacaaagattaaaaggcccaaagcccaatacggaagtcaaagcccaagtcaaacagttaaaggcaactcggcccgcgtatgtcaaaacgctgtcgttatgtacaaaacgcagctcagcggaagaaggatctagaagaccttcgtggaacaacttcgggacgaagctgctgagttgattcaaCAAAGTGTACAGGACAGCAGCTgactaagaacaacttccagacaaagtgtttccactttgggtaaagttcagacgacacagaatgttgtctagttgaccttaccataaatgaagagacattctgccgagctgaccaaaagctgaccgaggacagaagatactcaaatctgattggccaagagctctgagcaagtcaggatgacaacgacaggaagccgtttccctccaacggttatttcgaaattcgaaatgaccgatgcctcagacgtctctataaatagagcccttcagttgcttcattctacacagaacttgatcaagccattacgctgaccaaatttctacgcaaagttctgcaagaaaaagcaaagcaatcttacactaaatttcatatcttttgtgtaaaagtctagagtgattattcaatcatctaaggtgtcttagcaatcattgtttaggacaaacacttatcatttctagagattagaaaggagaggctgagtactcggttatagtactcagcgggagattaggattgagtagaggtatagaggaaggtactcttgttatactcagttgctaagattgtaaaaggtttgatgctctaccgttaaagagctcagtagagaattcgaaatctcggaacgtgttccggggacaggatgtaggcctggaggccgaacctggataaatctgctgagtaacacatttctaaccttaaactcctttatatatttattgcttgcttaaacaaaaaactgaccaagtaaagaggtcaagctgagttgtgcgcattgaatatctgagctcaggaatagactctaagtgctatctcctgactcaagtaaagaaactgacctagtcaccagttgactaagccagtatcttgctattcactcagcgccgctgttaaaaccttttctcacgaaaaagaagtctgccctaaattaaaattgttaaatagttcctaacccccccttggaactatacttgtaacgttataagggaccaacaagtggtatcagagtctaaaagctcactgtaaaaggtttaacaaccttgagctgatccccactatgggcgaaaacagtactcggtttctcccaggaaaccaaacaactcagatcttacctgaggggctgtccattactcggcctcccctattcttcgggtctaactataccttctagaagaataggatgaaaaatttcattcagactacaaatatgagtgtctggctatccatagtccaaggtccatttgtacttgtcgaagttgtggctggcctaacagttgttaaagctgaggccaaatggacagaggatgatctcaagaagctacaaaatcatgcttcggctataaatatgcttcactgtgcgctcgatgctgcagaatataataaaatctcaggttgtgagtcggcgcaagagatctggaagaagctggaggtcacctacgaaggaaccaataaagtaaaggagtccaaggtgaaccagcagatgagactgtacgagctgtttgaaatgaacaatgatgagggaatatctaacatgaatgcaaggtttaccaacatcatcaatgagctcaagagacttgggaagatcttcactgaggaagaacaagtcaaaaagatactcatgagtcttcctaaagactggcaagcaaagaagaccgctgttgaggaagctcaggacttaaccacctacaaatatgatgaactcatcggatCGCTGCTGACCCATAAGATATcgatgaaaaacttcgaggtgaaggaaaagtctgaagacaagaagcagaagtctcttgtcatgaaagctgactccactgatgggagctcaacagatgatgaagagatggctatgttcacaaggaagatgaaaaggctgttcaggaagaatgacaaatattctaagaagccttacagaaagtttgataagtataaagctgagtccagcgacagcaaatacaagaaagacaactcaaagcccattacatgctttgaatgtcatcaaactggccatatcaagtcaagctgccccacgctgaggaaagataagaagaacggcaaaaaggcaatggtggcaacatggagcgacagtgatgagtcttcatcaacagaagctgaggccaccgagtcagcaaagatatgcttcatggctgacgaacttgctgagccgtgcgtctctgatcatgctgacccctccattgcatctgacgatgaggagcaatcaaatgaagtaatatcactttcccagctcagaaatgaaatgggtaatgccctgagtgacctctatacacttgtcaaaaagtgtaataagaaaattagagcactcagcaggcgctgtgacgaggttgaagaggtcaagctaagtgacctcagataccttcttcaagacaactcaactttgcatgataacatggagatcatacataagtctgtctctgaagtccaatcagattcaaagaaactgagaaaggacgtcacaaatatccagaaccaactaaaggttcaaaacaaaagaaatattcctctgaatgctcagtaccgaagtactggtcagcagagatggaatccccagtggaatgtccagtgtgacttctgtgggaagaaaggacacaccactaaggtgtgctggtacgctcagcactggggtgctgaccagtcagtgaaaaatcctaaacagaaggtcagctgtgacttctgtggaaagaatggccatactgtccaagtatgccgccataaaataaaatatgatgctttacctgttgaacctaacaagcaaggacccaaaaagaattgggtacctaaaagtaactagttacaatgtaggtaagcctgaggtgtgctgagaagtcaaagatgtggtatattgacagcgcatgctcaaggcacatgactggtgatgaaactcagttcatcacatttgagcgtaaacgaggaggaagtgtaagttttggagacaacaaaaagggtaagatagtagggtcaggaaccatcggaggtaatcctactattgagtcagtctccctagtcagcggactcaaatataacttactcagcgtagctcagctatgtgacaatgggagaaaagttatatttgatgctactggatgtaaaatatacgagggaaaaacaaatgagttaattttaactgcccctcagattgataatgtctttatgctagacttagagaaaaagttttcaaaaactgtatgcttagtttcaaaggaagaaaattcctgactatggcacaggagacttggtcatgtaagcatggacctcctggccaaattagcaagaaagcaattggttgagggactgcctgaacttagatttgaaaaagatcaattatgccacgcttgccaagctggaaaacaaaccaaacaatcttttcatagcaaaaacattgtctcaactaagcgaccgttagaattactacacttggatctcttcggtccagtccagccgctgagtctgggtggaagaagattttccttggtcattgtagatgacttctctcggtacacttgggtcatcttgctgagtagcaaggatgagacctttgagacattttcaaatttggttagaaaacttgaaaatgataaagacctaaaattggctcacatccgaagtgataatggtggagaattcaaaaaccaacagtttgttgaattctgtgaagccagcggcattgaccataacttttctgctcctaggacgcctcaacaaaatggggttgttgaaaggaagaacagaacattggttgaaatagccaggacaatgctgagtgagcataggcttccaaagtatttttggggagaggctgttaagacagcgtgctatattcttaatagggctcttgtaagacctatactaaagaaaaccccctacgagctttggaaaggacgaaagcccaacattggatactttcgtgcctttggctgtaaatgttttattttaaacaccaaagatagcctagctaaatttgactcaaaagctgatgaagctatctttttaggctactcaacaaacagcaaagcatacagagttttcaataaacgaactcaagtttcaGAAGAGTcggtacatgttgagttcgacgaaactaaccctgcaggaagatatctgccgctgaccgaggatgatccacactcagcacccgctgatcaagatacagccgctgagtcattccctcaagggctgaccaaaggtaaaagtgaaccaaatattgttttcactgaccagtcttcacctgcagagattgttgaaacacagacagcacaagacatcaatctacccaaagagataaggattccaagagggcactcagagagtgcaatccttgatacCGCtaagaataccctgatgacaagaaaccaactcaggaggtacctcagcaatgtagccttcgtctcagttcaggaacctaagaacttcgttgatgctgaggaagatgaattctggatgaacgcaatgcaagaggaacttgaccaattcagaagaaacgatgtatgggagctagtgccacatccaaggagtcagaagaccattgggacaagatgggtcttccgca comes from the Euphorbia lathyris chromosome 5, ddEupLath1.1, whole genome shotgun sequence genome and includes:
- the LOC136230059 gene encoding uncharacterized protein yields the protein MDLSPKDAYYTENITRRVTSTSSSAAASASTTSVHVTALDGLVNVNSLFTIAVFVGLSLTTPNQHSLENTSACDAGIDVAKKLLVFEVVSFSFFLFSSLIAQGLKLAINLLNSKDVDEAFRAHINLKVLRFGMMGSAVGSVMGCIFLVLSMVNVIEIRLGMLSCGSKNTIHSVTALVVLVSSALLVYITTAIYAFLH